Within Corynebacterium timonense, the genomic segment CCCAGCTTTCTGTCAGTCTGTGATCCTCCGGGGTCATTTGGATAGCGGGTGCGTTACTCGGGTTGAGCCCCTTTCTTCCCAGTCCTCCTGCGGCATCAGGATTGCTCTTGATAACCTCCTGCGCTATCAGGTGGTGGCGGTGAAGCTGGATGCCTGTTACGTGTGTCGCGTTCAACCTGTAGTAGCTGCTACCGCGCAATGGCTGTTCAACGGTAGACTTTACGCTACATCTTAAGGATTCTGCTAGGAGGAATGCTGCAGGTGCAGCGTGAGCGGTTCGGTGTGTCGGTGGGGCTGTCGCACTAATTGCTTGGTTCGCCCCGGGTTTAATAGAGGGTAGGAATTTGGAAAAGGAGCCCTACACATGCCCTCGAAGTACACGCCTTAAGTTGAGGCAGCGCGCCATCGAACTGGTGCTGCACGCGCAAGCTGACCCTGACACGTCTCGTGGTGCGATATCCCGCATCGCTGTCGAGCTCGGAATCAGTCAAGGAAACTCTGCGCGGCTGGGTCCGCGCTCATAAACAATCCGGCGCGGCAACCCCGGGCGGAATCTATGGATCTTGCAGCAGAAAACCGCAGACTGCGAGCTGAACTGATTGAAGCGAAGCGCGCCAACGAGATTTTGAAAAGAGCATCAGCTTTTTTCGCGCCCGCGTGCGAGCGCCCACACACGCAGTCGTCCGGTTCATCGACGACAACCGGGAGGAATTCGGGGTCGAACCGATTATTCGCGCCCTTTCAGCAACCAACGCGAAAATCGCCCTGAGCACCTACTACGCCCACAAATCCCGGCCTGAATCATCTCGATCTATCCGCGACCGACAACTACGCAACACTTTGCGTGCCATCTACGACGACAACTACTCCTGCTATGGAGCGCGCAAACTATGGGCCGAGATCAACCGCCGAGGCGATGTCGGTCACCTCGCCCGGTGCACCGTTGAGCGCCTCATGGCACTCGAAGGCATCCGTGGTATCCGGCGCCGGAAGAAAAAGCCTTCCACCCGCAGCGCTGCCCCCGATAACTGCCCATCCGATGTGGTCACACGCGACTTTTGTGTCGATGCGCCGAACCGACTGCAGGTCGCGGACATCACCTACATCCCCACACGTGCCGGATGGGTGTACGCCTCGTTCGTCCTCGACGCGTACACCCTGCGAGATTGTTGGCTGGCAGATCACCAACCACATGCGCCCATCACTGGCTAAAGACGCACTTGACATGGCCTTGTCAGCGCGCTTGCGCGCCGGTGACAACGTCTCCGGTCTGATCCATCACTTTAGACAGGGGCGTGCAGTACAGGTCGGTCGTCTACGGACAGACCCTGGCTCAGTCGCAGGTTATCGCCTCGGTTGGCTCGCAGGGGCCCGACCTCGCCTTCAAAATCAGACAGGCTGATCTCCTCACCCTCCTCCATCAGCGACGGGCCGGAGAAGTCCGGCAGCGGGGCACGTTCCTCCTTTGCGTAGATAATCTCGGTTTGGCCTCCTGGTGAGTGGAACTGGAAGGTGCCCCCGACGGCGACGGCGTTTCGGGCGCCGTCGCCTGAGGAACAGGCCGTCAGGGTCACGGCGCTGAGCACCGCGGCAACCGCGATGGCGGCTCTGCGGGGTGTGCTCGGCATGGATTAGATCTCC encodes:
- a CDS encoding IS3 family transposase, yielding MRAPTHAVVRFIDDNREEFGVEPIIRALSATNAKIALSTYYAHKSRPESSRSIRDRQLRNTLRAIYDDNYSCYGARKLWAEINRRGDVGHLARCTVERLMALEGIRGIRRRKKKPSTRSAAPDNCPSDVVTRDFCVDAPNRLQVADITYIPTRAGWVYASFVLDAYTLRDCWLADHQPHAPITG